From a single Nostoc edaphicum CCNP1411 genomic region:
- a CDS encoding molecular chaperone: MNPFQLNKYSDQEPSEKPQKRFPGWFALDFGTSNSTVTLFDPIEVPIAEILPKEQEMRLRDRLSQWLSSPASVALPDVSDDDWAKFIIEISKNLEIEPSRLSEVFESDNKERFLEAIRQIELSLGNSERFRRAVSKKLYQIYHEVFRVPTLESQNLIPVVLDIDRRDTEIPSELEISQLGDLKLRMGREARDNRKKAIAQGTSSSLKEIISRFHHSPKRYFGQERSFSIILDGEEEIITANQLIQSAWAHLIELTEDYRQRAQRRFSEGTFLTAVVTYPTVAPPVVRKEVKEFVEQLGIDDVQTAYDEAVSVAIFFLWREFGGNLNIGIESFKTRCRQVGNKWSQNVLVLDIGGGTTDLALIELTLEDKTPTFADYEDRGLGGRYYKLTPKLLGSSGHLQLGGELITLRIFRLLKVAIADFLLTAVTTGDIESEKLEDLISSELNERFLEQGKFKTGSILKCLDKENPEGDIAYKDALDTAEKVLPTRWQQAPQRLQSFYILWDYAEAAKLKLGQKAPSDNSLLTFTLTEQQISELLTQSTVKLQVQDPNNICVTLDNHQFERAAVAGIKEAIGIAKGLMESRLRPDDLTKDSWNSQKVDWLILSGKTCNLDIVQRQIYQEFSKSPYFVWNPERITFVLEFTKLATSAGACYAEKLRRLRFDPEESKSLLRKGANQLEIDVKNLFYYLPCNFKRKTQSNDLLTIFKAGQELYQLAPWETVAKVRTAWQGIQLTNIIYRQDYEDGDLRLWGSFDGKNLMNKLGMPEAEFLKKIKVQFEIDQTLEFNVLLCQGNPHYLIDIPGIDLESVVSEYSALFTDGKLNWNIAVEGFNKDLNDGDIAVNVIESATVDQPDAYHLVFEVGNDGSKLFQKFHYLRDGVTEPGIGLISNPLPPFPQTGQHTFYVYQTDTETNSKKWIRIGALTKPDLTTDYPCQYRVTLDDQGILRMHAGEVPYWTSNSQECLKEEGCVYLAELELQPNEVDKERDPFCGIH, from the coding sequence ATGAACCCTTTTCAACTCAACAAATATAGTGATCAAGAACCAAGCGAGAAACCACAAAAAAGATTTCCGGGATGGTTTGCTTTAGATTTTGGTACGTCAAACTCCACAGTTACACTCTTCGATCCCATTGAAGTACCGATCGCAGAAATTCTCCCCAAAGAACAAGAGATGCGGTTGCGCGATCGCTTATCACAATGGCTGAGTTCTCCCGCCTCTGTGGCTTTACCAGATGTCAGCGATGATGATTGGGCAAAGTTTATCATCGAAATTAGCAAAAATCTGGAGATAGAACCCAGCCGATTGAGTGAAGTATTTGAAAGTGACAATAAAGAGCGATTTTTGGAAGCAATTCGCCAAATTGAGCTTTCTTTAGGAAACAGCGAGAGGTTTCGCCGTGCTGTCAGCAAAAAACTTTACCAAATCTATCATGAGGTATTCCGCGTCCCTACCCTAGAGTCGCAAAATCTGATCCCAGTTGTGCTAGATATCGATCGCCGCGATACGGAAATTCCCAGCGAGTTGGAAATTTCGCAGTTAGGGGACTTAAAACTGCGGATGGGTAGGGAAGCTAGAGATAACCGCAAAAAAGCGATCGCTCAAGGTACAAGCAGTTCTTTAAAGGAAATTATCAGCAGATTTCACCATTCACCCAAACGCTATTTTGGTCAGGAGCGATCGTTTTCAATTATTTTGGATGGTGAAGAAGAAATAATTACTGCTAATCAACTAATCCAATCTGCTTGGGCGCATTTAATCGAGTTAACTGAAGATTACCGTCAACGCGCCCAACGCAGATTTTCAGAAGGGACTTTTTTAACAGCAGTTGTCACTTACCCAACTGTCGCCCCACCAGTTGTTCGCAAGGAAGTTAAGGAATTTGTTGAGCAATTGGGGATCGATGATGTCCAAACTGCTTATGATGAAGCCGTTTCCGTGGCAATATTCTTTTTGTGGCGAGAATTTGGCGGTAATCTAAATATTGGCATCGAATCATTCAAAACTCGTTGCCGTCAAGTAGGAAATAAATGGTCACAAAATGTCCTCGTGTTGGATATCGGTGGCGGAACCACAGACTTAGCTTTAATTGAACTAACTTTAGAAGATAAAACCCCTACTTTTGCCGATTATGAAGACCGAGGTTTAGGAGGACGTTACTATAAACTTACTCCCAAACTATTAGGCTCTTCCGGTCATTTACAGTTAGGTGGTGAATTAATTACACTGCGAATTTTTAGATTATTAAAAGTTGCGATCGCAGACTTTTTATTGACAGCCGTAACAACAGGTGATATTGAAAGCGAAAAGCTAGAAGATTTAATTAGTTCTGAATTAAACGAGCGTTTTTTAGAACAAGGCAAATTCAAAACTGGCAGTATTTTAAAATGTCTAGATAAAGAGAATCCAGAAGGTGATATTGCTTACAAAGATGCCCTAGATACCGCAGAGAAAGTATTACCTACCCGTTGGCAACAAGCACCCCAACGCCTGCAATCATTTTATATCCTTTGGGATTATGCGGAAGCCGCTAAACTTAAACTTGGGCAAAAAGCACCATCAGATAATTCTCTATTAACCTTCACACTTACTGAACAACAAATTTCCGAACTACTTACCCAAAGTACCGTTAAATTGCAAGTTCAAGATCCAAATAACATCTGCGTTACCCTAGATAACCATCAATTTGAACGTGCCGCCGTTGCAGGAATTAAAGAAGCGATCGGGATTGCTAAAGGATTGATGGAAAGTCGCTTGCGTCCCGATGATCTCACCAAAGATTCTTGGAATTCCCAAAAAGTTGATTGGTTAATTTTGTCTGGAAAAACTTGTAATTTAGACATAGTGCAGCGCCAAATCTACCAAGAATTTAGTAAGTCTCCATATTTTGTCTGGAATCCAGAACGAATTACCTTTGTGTTGGAATTTACCAAATTAGCCACCTCCGCTGGTGCTTGCTATGCTGAGAAACTGCGAAGATTAAGGTTCGATCCAGAAGAGTCCAAAAGCTTGTTGCGTAAGGGAGCCAACCAGCTAGAAATTGATGTCAAAAATCTGTTTTATTATTTGCCTTGTAACTTCAAACGCAAAACTCAAAGTAACGATTTACTGACCATATTTAAAGCTGGACAAGAACTCTATCAACTCGCACCTTGGGAAACTGTCGCCAAAGTTCGTACTGCATGGCAAGGAATCCAATTAACTAATATTATTTACCGTCAAGACTACGAGGATGGAGATTTACGACTATGGGGTAGCTTTGACGGCAAAAACCTCATGAATAAACTGGGAATGCCAGAAGCGGAGTTTCTGAAAAAAATTAAAGTCCAGTTTGAAATTGACCAAACCCTTGAGTTTAATGTGTTGCTTTGTCAAGGAAATCCCCATTATTTAATTGATATTCCTGGCATTGATTTGGAATCGGTAGTTTCAGAATATTCAGCGCTATTTACTGATGGTAAATTAAATTGGAATATTGCTGTGGAAGGCTTTAATAAAGACTTAAATGATGGTGATATTGCCGTCAATGTTATTGAGTCTGCAACTGTTGATCAGCCAGATGCTTATCATCTTGTATTTGAAGTAGGAAATGATGGTAGTAAGTTGTTCCAAAAATTTCACTATCTGCGTGATGGTGTGACGGAACCAGGAATTGGGTTAATTAGTAATCCCTTACCTCCTTTCCCGCAAACTGGCCAGCATACTTTCTATGTTTATCAAACAGATACAGAAACTAACAGCAAAAAATGGATAAGAATTGGCGCACTCACCAAACCAGATCTGACAACAGATTACCCTTGCCAATATCGGGTAACTCTCGATGATCAAGGTATTCTGCGGATGCACGCTGGTGAAGTACCTTACTGGACATCAAACAGTCAGGAATGTCTAAAAGAAGAGGGATGCGTTTATCTTGCTGAATTAGAATTGCAGCCCAATGAAGTTGATAAAGAACGCGATCCATTTTGCGGCATACATTAA
- a CDS encoding Rpn family recombination-promoting nuclease/putative transposase translates to MRRDAIFYTIFKRVPGLFFELVEQPPAEASSYRFESVEVKEPTFRIDGVFLPPPNATSQMIFFAEVQFQKDELLYHRFFTESMLYMYRNPSLYDDWYGVIILQSRNLEPENTTIHRSLLNSSQVQRIYLDELGNPDEQKVGISLMQLTIASDNQMVQEAKRLIERVQQEQITVLAKKEIIDVITTIAVYKFANLSREEVEAMLGVKLEETRVYQEAKQEGREEGREELKLELVPRFLARGMSMEEVAQLLDLTIEQVRLATEQ, encoded by the coding sequence GTGAGACGTGATGCAATTTTTTATACAATTTTCAAGCGTGTCCCAGGATTGTTTTTCGAGTTAGTAGAACAGCCACCAGCCGAAGCTAGTAGCTATCGCTTTGAATCAGTTGAAGTTAAAGAACCAACGTTTCGGATTGATGGGGTGTTTTTACCTCCACCAAATGCAACATCTCAAATGATCTTTTTTGCTGAGGTGCAATTCCAAAAGGATGAGTTACTGTATCATCGCTTTTTCACCGAATCCATGCTGTATATGTATCGTAACCCGTCGCTTTACGATGACTGGTATGGGGTAATTATTTTACAGTCTCGCAACTTGGAACCGGAAAACACGACTATTCACAGATCGTTACTGAACAGTTCCCAAGTACAACGAATTTATTTGGATGAGTTAGGTAATCCTGATGAGCAAAAAGTAGGTATCAGTTTGATGCAGTTGACTATTGCTTCAGACAATCAAATGGTGCAAGAAGCGAAACGTTTAATTGAGCGGGTGCAGCAAGAGCAGATAACTGTTTTAGCTAAGAAGGAGATAATAGATGTAATCACAACGATCGCTGTTTATAAATTTGCCAACTTAAGTCGTGAAGAGGTAGAGGCAATGTTAGGAGTTAAGTTAGAAGAAACTAGAGTTTATCAAGAAGCTAAACAAGAAGGACGAGAAGAAGGACGAGAAGAATTAAAACTTGAACTTGTACCTCGGTTCTTAGCTCGTGGTATGTCGATGGAAGAGGTTGCCCAGTTACTTGATTTAACTATCGAACAAGTAAGACTTGCAACTGAGCAATAA
- a CDS encoding proteasome protein has translation MEPDKLGRFKEYGEFILRKIDSVPQYPSKQEDWVPASLDECLLHLRSAAQKTVDLATSPVKIGVMGEFSSGKTLLLGSLIGYADALPVSENPTTGNVTAIHIIPQDDFATTQLSNFTVEYLSHEGVHECLRFMLGEANKRTTAAGLPPIPVSKLNSGNDIIGWCEEAWNSSNNLELRYLLRELVLFLRAYQAYGEVMCGGHYQIDAITAREGLQLVEQPMAIQTLKFEDLPPAHIRLPSPPQRLPTKLLQNSFPLIRRVDIDVKISREIWDFAGAAKFILIDFPGLGAANSGARDTFLSLRELAEVQTILVLLNGKSPGSDRANKIFTMMQQQRPGQDLKDLILVGVGRFDQLPLDSEGGERELDQLIEDSPYLYEETVFQKLKVLQTTIDGAEAFTTQKDRIVLLSPLLGLAELAKRSTTVKAGSPDFLANLDYPDYLDRSKRLQDKWGRLSERLLDADPRSSLGKQVGYFGQDGGLSKLRELIQTHVATHGLKQLYEDTRRAADVVSQQQDHLKDIIDEIHEQGIPTGDSPAFIELRSVVESLDKIYRNFQKDLGTEPLKDRRGVVVSDVVKDELTFRILNWNQWTLLFNKANNGAIALAESKGAAGKLFDRGNRVNTSLPTKSDDFYPVFEKTVKEVEDFARDRIHQAVVDLLNQLSNYVAPEREQLQIFFHPEMEQEIEDKFGFEDADLFYKLLLGCDPNEWKEAIISEISSKDKTVAPETIFPLARQDEKHNVGQIFDWAPEKSQGLPRSSNHQLLVLRLRDEITASASLHLVQYVSEVNQQINSELEGILDQIIPSLQNLSKKETLLRYLAAGELAPEIAIPTWLQIISELAAVSYLDDLR, from the coding sequence ATGGAACCAGATAAACTGGGCCGTTTTAAGGAGTACGGCGAATTCATCCTCCGAAAGATAGATTCTGTGCCCCAGTACCCTTCTAAACAAGAAGATTGGGTTCCAGCTAGTCTTGATGAGTGTCTCCTGCATCTGCGGTCAGCTGCCCAGAAAACTGTAGACCTGGCAACTTCGCCTGTGAAAATTGGTGTGATGGGGGAATTCAGTAGTGGAAAAACTCTACTTTTAGGCAGTCTAATTGGATATGCTGATGCTTTGCCAGTCAGTGAAAATCCCACTACAGGTAATGTTACTGCCATACATATTATCCCGCAAGACGATTTCGCAACGACACAATTAAGTAACTTTACGGTAGAGTATCTTTCTCATGAAGGAGTACATGAGTGTCTGCGCTTCATGTTAGGGGAAGCCAATAAACGAACAACAGCAGCAGGGCTTCCTCCGATACCAGTATCAAAACTCAACTCTGGCAACGATATTATTGGCTGGTGTGAAGAAGCATGGAATAGCAGTAACAATTTAGAGCTACGTTATTTACTCCGGGAGTTGGTATTATTCTTGCGGGCTTATCAAGCTTATGGGGAAGTTATGTGTGGTGGGCACTACCAGATTGATGCTATCACCGCCCGCGAGGGGCTACAGCTAGTCGAACAGCCAATGGCAATCCAAACTCTGAAATTTGAGGATTTACCCCCAGCGCATATCCGATTACCGAGTCCACCCCAAAGGCTACCAACAAAGTTATTGCAAAACAGTTTCCCACTCATCCGCCGCGTAGATATCGATGTAAAAATATCACGGGAAATTTGGGATTTTGCAGGTGCAGCCAAATTTATTCTCATCGACTTTCCAGGGTTGGGGGCTGCTAATTCGGGCGCTAGGGATACCTTTTTGTCACTGCGAGAATTGGCAGAAGTACAAACAATTTTGGTATTGCTAAATGGTAAATCGCCGGGGAGCGATCGCGCCAATAAAATCTTTACCATGATGCAGCAGCAGCGACCAGGACAAGACCTGAAAGATTTAATTCTCGTAGGTGTGGGTCGCTTCGATCAACTACCCCTAGACAGCGAGGGTGGCGAAAGAGAACTTGACCAACTGATTGAAGATAGCCCATATTTGTACGAAGAAACGGTTTTCCAAAAACTCAAAGTTCTGCAAACTACCATTGACGGTGCAGAGGCGTTTACAACCCAAAAAGACCGGATCGTTTTACTGTCGCCACTGTTGGGATTGGCTGAATTAGCAAAACGTTCTACTACAGTCAAAGCAGGCTCACCAGATTTTTTGGCTAACTTGGATTATCCTGATTATCTAGATCGGTCTAAACGGCTACAAGATAAATGGGGGCGCTTAAGTGAACGGCTACTAGATGCTGATCCCCGTAGCTCTTTGGGCAAACAGGTAGGTTACTTTGGTCAAGATGGGGGTCTTAGTAAGCTGCGGGAATTGATTCAAACCCACGTAGCTACTCATGGTTTAAAGCAACTGTATGAAGATACTCGCAGAGCTGCTGATGTGGTGAGTCAGCAACAAGATCACTTGAAAGACATCATAGATGAAATTCACGAGCAAGGCATTCCCACAGGAGACAGTCCTGCATTTATCGAGTTGCGCTCTGTGGTCGAAAGCTTGGATAAAATCTACAGAAATTTTCAAAAAGATTTAGGAACAGAACCACTGAAAGACCGGCGCGGTGTTGTCGTCAGCGATGTAGTTAAAGACGAACTCACTTTTAGAATCCTCAATTGGAACCAGTGGACTTTACTCTTCAACAAAGCCAACAATGGAGCGATCGCTCTGGCAGAATCTAAAGGTGCAGCCGGGAAATTATTTGATCGGGGAAACCGTGTAAATACTTCCCTTCCGACTAAAAGCGATGATTTTTATCCAGTTTTTGAGAAAACCGTTAAGGAAGTAGAAGATTTTGCCCGCGATCGCATTCATCAAGCAGTGGTAGATTTATTGAACCAACTATCAAATTATGTAGCCCCAGAACGCGAACAATTGCAGATATTTTTTCATCCAGAAATGGAGCAAGAAATTGAAGATAAATTTGGTTTTGAAGATGCTGATCTCTTTTACAAGTTATTACTAGGATGCGATCCGAATGAATGGAAAGAAGCAATCATCTCGGAAATCAGTAGTAAAGACAAAACCGTTGCACCTGAAACCATCTTTCCTCTAGCGCGTCAAGACGAGAAACACAACGTTGGTCAAATCTTTGACTGGGCACCAGAAAAAAGCCAAGGCTTACCCAGATCGAGCAATCATCAACTTTTAGTCCTGCGGCTACGAGATGAAATCACCGCTAGCGCTAGCCTTCATCTTGTGCAGTATGTTAGCGAAGTTAATCAACAAATTAATTCCGAATTAGAAGGTATTTTGGATCAAATTATTCCTAGTTTGCAAAACCTTTCAAAAAAAGAAACTTTGCTCAGATATCTAGCGGCTGGGGAATTAGCACCTGAGATCGCAATTCCTACTTGGTTGCAGATTATTTCAGAACTTGCTGCTGTTTCTTATTTAGATGATTTGAGATGA
- a CDS encoding PAS domain S-box protein: protein MFSKKVQSYINQIIIAPSEIQQDEKVFWQQADTAPLMIWMSGYNALYCYFNSNWLEFTGTTTGTSAFGQGEEIGNIWTCSVHPEDRPRCEDIYLKAFAVHDSFQRQYRLRRADGEYHWILDTAAPRFAADGSFVGYIGYCIDLTEVPRVVCQPSLTESCSSSTNSSRRLRKITGNKQASELAKALEKLEAETTKRQAVEAQLSQKTSELAAILQVLPDFYFRLNADGIILDYKPGKNQSLYIPPGDCQGKSLRECLPTGVGDRFQQEITQVIETQYEVSFEYTLPLPEKNNIFEARLLPLPGQQVIVLIRDICDKTQAALIESDAKFRSIVENANNVIFSLTLEGIFSYVSPNWTEVFGHEVAEVEGKSFIPFIHPDDVHICVDYFKRILTTGEKQKAIEYRVQHKNGTWRWHTSNSSAIRDANGNIVNFVGICHDTSDRKQAEEALAERARLANFRADVDAALTQSDSLQNMMRRCTDALVEHLDAAFARIWILNKQDNVLELQISSGMYTHINGPHQCVPVGQFKIGLIAEEGKPHLTNSVQTDPRVGNKEWAQREGMVAFAGYPLIVEDETVGVIAMFSRQTVTESTFIALEFAAQEIAIGIKRKQAEIALKESAQREALLNRLSNQIRASLDLNYIVETAVQEIHNLFQIDRCAFFWYRQDADVPYWDKVYEAKSSFLPCLLNDQEATNAEIELIAAKTLNGEIIRINNVETVGDSIARQFLQDFGFTAFMSLPVHTQSGEIGTFSCGYCSGLRPWLDNEVELLQAVTVQLAIAIDQAKLYTQSRIAAQTAQDKAQQLEAALLKLQQTQAQLIQTEKMSSLGQLVAGIAHEINNPVNFIYGNITHAREYTKDLLYLVDLYQQSYCPPTPEIHQQIHAIDLDFLKQDLPKILDSMNMGAERIRQIVLSLRNFSRHDEDGTKAVDIHQGIDSTLLLLQNRLKAKPGNPEIQVIREYGNLPPIVCHAGQMNQVFMNLLTNAIDVLEEGLGIGDWGLGTGEWGKVFQIPNAPCPMPNAQCPIPTIRIRSFIQEDRVIISIADNGPGMTEEVRKRLFDPFFTTKPVGKGTGMGLSISYQIVVSKHGGQIQCISAPGQGSEFVVMIPLQEQPST from the coding sequence GTGTTTTCTAAAAAGGTGCAGAGCTACATTAACCAAATCATCATTGCCCCATCAGAAATACAACAGGATGAAAAAGTATTTTGGCAGCAGGCGGATACCGCTCCTCTGATGATTTGGATGTCTGGATACAATGCACTTTACTGTTACTTCAATTCCAATTGGCTGGAATTTACTGGCACAACAACAGGTACATCTGCATTTGGGCAAGGAGAGGAGATAGGCAATATCTGGACTTGTAGTGTCCATCCAGAAGATAGACCGCGATGTGAAGATATATACCTAAAAGCATTTGCTGTACATGATTCTTTCCAGAGGCAATATCGCTTGCGTCGGGCTGATGGCGAATATCACTGGATTTTAGATACAGCCGCGCCAAGATTTGCAGCAGATGGTAGCTTTGTCGGTTATATCGGTTATTGTATTGATCTAACAGAAGTGCCGAGAGTGGTATGTCAACCTTCCCTAACAGAAAGCTGCTCGTCATCTACGAATTCCTCTCGCCGCTTACGTAAAATTACAGGAAATAAACAGGCATCAGAATTAGCAAAAGCACTAGAAAAACTGGAAGCTGAAACTACAAAACGCCAAGCAGTTGAAGCACAGTTAAGCCAAAAAACATCAGAGTTGGCAGCAATTTTGCAAGTGCTTCCTGATTTTTACTTTCGTCTCAATGCTGATGGAATTATCCTAGATTACAAGCCAGGAAAGAATCAGAGTCTATATATTCCACCAGGAGATTGTCAGGGCAAGAGTTTGCGAGAATGTTTACCGACTGGTGTAGGCGATCGCTTCCAACAAGAAATAACTCAAGTAATTGAAACTCAATATGAAGTCAGTTTTGAATATACCTTACCGCTACCAGAAAAAAACAATATTTTTGAAGCTAGGTTATTACCATTACCAGGCCAGCAAGTTATAGTTCTTATCCGCGACATCTGCGACAAAACTCAAGCAGCATTAATCGAAAGCGATGCCAAGTTTCGCAGCATTGTGGAAAATGCCAATAACGTTATTTTTTCGCTGACACTTGAAGGAATATTTTCCTACGTTTCTCCTAACTGGACAGAAGTTTTTGGGCATGAGGTTGCAGAGGTTGAAGGCAAATCTTTTATTCCCTTTATACATCCTGACGATGTGCATATCTGTGTCGATTATTTTAAAAGAATTTTGACAACAGGCGAAAAACAAAAAGCAATTGAATATCGAGTCCAACACAAAAATGGTACTTGGCGATGGCATACAAGCAACTCATCTGCTATTAGAGACGCCAATGGTAATATTGTAAACTTCGTTGGTATTTGCCATGACACCAGCGATCGCAAACAAGCAGAGGAAGCTTTAGCAGAACGGGCGCGTTTAGCAAATTTTCGTGCCGATGTAGATGCGGCCCTTACCCAGAGTGACAGCTTACAGAACATGATGCGCCGCTGCACCGATGCTTTAGTTGAACATCTTGATGCAGCCTTTGCTCGCATCTGGATACTGAACAAACAAGATAATGTATTGGAGTTGCAAATCAGTTCGGGGATGTACACCCATATCAATGGGCCCCATCAATGTGTGCCAGTCGGTCAATTCAAAATTGGTTTGATTGCCGAAGAAGGCAAACCCCACCTCACTAACTCTGTACAGACAGATCCCCGCGTGGGTAACAAAGAGTGGGCGCAGCGAGAGGGTATGGTTGCCTTTGCTGGCTATCCCTTAATTGTTGAAGATGAAACTGTAGGGGTGATAGCCATGTTTTCCCGCCAAACAGTGACAGAATCAACTTTCATCGCATTAGAATTTGCCGCCCAGGAGATTGCTATTGGCATTAAGCGCAAACAAGCAGAAATTGCACTCAAAGAAAGTGCCCAACGGGAAGCACTACTTAATCGTCTTTCTAATCAGATTCGAGCTTCCTTGGATCTCAATTACATTGTAGAAACAGCAGTGCAGGAGATTCACAACTTATTCCAGATTGATCGCTGCGCCTTCTTTTGGTATCGGCAAGACGCTGATGTACCATACTGGGATAAAGTATATGAGGCGAAAAGTTCCTTTTTACCCTGTCTGCTTAACGACCAAGAAGCAACTAATGCAGAAATCGAATTAATCGCAGCTAAAACTTTGAACGGAGAAATCATCCGTATTAATAATGTAGAGACTGTGGGCGATTCCATAGCACGGCAGTTTTTGCAGGATTTTGGTTTCACTGCCTTTATGTCACTGCCCGTACACACTCAATCTGGTGAAATTGGCACATTTAGCTGTGGTTATTGTAGCGGCTTGCGACCTTGGCTAGACAACGAAGTAGAATTATTACAAGCAGTTACAGTTCAACTAGCGATCGCCATTGACCAAGCTAAACTTTACACCCAAAGTCGTATCGCCGCCCAAACTGCCCAAGATAAAGCCCAGCAATTAGAAGCGGCGCTGCTAAAACTTCAACAAACTCAAGCGCAACTGATTCAAACTGAAAAAATGTCCAGTTTGGGACAATTGGTTGCAGGTATTGCCCATGAAATCAATAATCCCGTCAATTTTATTTACGGCAATATTACCCACGCCCGTGAATATACTAAGGATTTGCTGTACTTAGTAGACCTTTATCAACAGAGTTACTGCCCACCAACACCAGAAATTCACCAACAAATCCACGCCATTGATTTAGACTTTCTCAAGCAAGATTTGCCCAAAATCCTGGATTCTATGAACATGGGAGCCGAACGCATTCGGCAGATTGTCCTGTCTTTACGCAATTTTTCTCGCCATGATGAAGACGGCACAAAGGCAGTGGATATTCATCAAGGTATTGATAGCACCTTGCTGCTATTGCAAAATCGCCTGAAAGCCAAACCAGGAAATCCCGAAATCCAGGTAATCCGAGAGTACGGCAACCTGCCACCAATAGTCTGTCACGCTGGACAGATGAATCAGGTATTTATGAATCTGTTGACAAATGCGATCGATGTTTTGGAAGAGGGACTGGGGATTGGGGACTGGGGACTAGGGACTGGGGAATGGGGAAAAGTTTTCCAAATACCCAATGCCCCATGCCCAATGCCCAATGCCCAATGCCCCATTCCCACAATTCGCATTCGTAGCTTTATTCAAGAAGACCGTGTAATCATTAGCATTGCCGACAATGGCCCAGGCATGACTGAGGAAGTACGCAAACGCCTATTTGATCCCTTCTTCACTACAAAACCTGTGGGTAAAGGTACGGGTATGGGTTTGTCAATTAGCTACCAGATTGTTGTCAGCAAACATGGTGGTCAAATCCAGTGTATTTCAGCACCAGGACAAGGTTCTGAGTTTGTGGTTATGATTCCACTACAGGAGCAACCCTCAACGTAG
- a CDS encoding high light inducible protein: MADIKKTTPSVSEDPNALRWGFTPQSENWNGRFAMIGFLSAVALEVFSGQGILHFWGIL, from the coding sequence ATGGCAGACATTAAGAAGACTACGCCTTCGGTTTCAGAAGATCCTAATGCTTTGCGTTGGGGCTTCACTCCTCAGAGCGAAAACTGGAACGGTCGTTTTGCAATGATTGGTTTTTTATCTGCCGTTGCACTTGAAGTATTTTCTGGTCAAGGGATTTTACACTTCTGGGGCATCCTTTAG
- a CDS encoding exosortase-dependent surface protein XDP2 yields the protein MTNIFAKTIAIATSAASISVASLIITVPAQAASFTSFSFKTNVTATPINDPTSSLLNDPTRDIRLDSVEFGGKTISSFEVVTGAEILQNDTYTLPDGNVFGVLNSGRGPNTPDDALLPEGPSKPNPTAQDIVDSLGNLNLNSILVTRENADTASIEVSFANPVNTFFFWERGGAAGGPIAGDSDLLVEALGENNEVIATYKILRQNYTKADYNISSQVFPILNNGPFNIGSRGISLDGITTQTLRLTSSNNNGLISGIPNDNGPDFKVIAATVKAVPESSTIMGALLVGGLGIIFKRKRIVIG from the coding sequence ATGACAAATATCTTTGCAAAGACAATAGCGATCGCAACAAGTGCTGCTTCTATATCAGTGGCTTCTTTAATAATAACAGTACCTGCTCAGGCAGCATCATTCACATCATTTTCGTTTAAAACTAATGTCACAGCTACTCCGATTAACGACCCTACATCTAGTCTACTCAATGATCCCACAAGGGATATCCGGTTGGATTCAGTAGAATTTGGTGGAAAAACGATTAGTAGCTTTGAAGTTGTCACGGGAGCAGAGATTCTCCAAAATGATACATACACTCTCCCAGATGGAAATGTATTCGGTGTACTGAATTCAGGACGAGGCCCCAATACTCCTGATGACGCCCTGCTTCCAGAAGGCCCCTCAAAACCAAACCCAACTGCTCAAGACATTGTTGACAGTTTGGGGAACTTAAATCTAAATAGCATTCTGGTGACGCGAGAAAATGCAGATACAGCCAGCATTGAAGTTTCCTTCGCCAATCCCGTGAATACCTTCTTCTTTTGGGAGCGTGGTGGAGCAGCAGGTGGTCCAATTGCAGGCGATAGCGATTTATTGGTGGAAGCTTTGGGTGAAAATAATGAAGTTATAGCGACTTACAAAATTTTGAGGCAAAACTACACCAAAGCCGACTATAACATCAGTAGTCAGGTATTCCCCATCCTTAACAATGGGCCTTTCAATATTGGCTCCAGAGGCATTAGTTTAGATGGAATCACTACCCAAACACTACGATTAACTAGCTCTAACAATAATGGGCTTATTTCTGGTATTCCTAACGACAATGGGCCAGATTTCAAAGTTATAGCAGCAACGGTTAAAGCTGTTCCTGAATCCTCTACTATTATGGGCGCACTGTTAGTGGGCGGTTTAGGGATCATCTTCAAGCGTAAGAGAATAGTTATAGGCTGA